In one Oryza glaberrima chromosome 2, OglaRS2, whole genome shotgun sequence genomic region, the following are encoded:
- the LOC127763410 gene encoding uncharacterized protein LOC127763410: MPPPSRASTVMLRRVMSSHGPVFFSLPDAACFAGNRKINGSTNVVPASRNQTDSGHIVKPKCKLHDSAQLDLKVYCSCGYSMANDSMIKEMMDMICNCRSIGRAHVLPGSIILTTDSAQVIDLEFAFYAPWPNEFPGELDFHLLSSRWTRLSNK; the protein is encoded by the exons ATGCCACCCCCCTCCCGGGCGTCGACGGTGATGCTGAGGAGGGTGATGAGCTCTCATGGCCCCGTCTTCTTCTCCTTGCCTGATGCGGCGTGCTTTGCCGGTAACAG GAAAATTAATGGCTCCACAAATGTTGTTCCAGCTTCTAGAAACCAAACTGACTCAGGGCACATTGTAAAGCCTAAATGCAAGTTACATGATTCTGCTCAGTTGGATCTCAAAGTCTATTGCTCCTGTGGTTATTCCATGGCCAATGATTCCATGATTAAG GAGATGATGGACATGATTTGCAACTGCAGGTCTATTGGAAGAGCACATGTTCTTCCTGGTTCCATCATTCTGACCACAGATTCTGCTCAAGTGATTGACCTAGAGTTTGCTTTCTATGCCCCTTGGCCCAACGAGTTTCCTGGGgaacttgattttcacttacTTTCCTCAAGATGGACACGCTTATCAAACAAATAA
- the LOC127761354 gene encoding uncharacterized protein LOC127761354 translates to MIRRFLHMVDICYKPGPLSHTHSLRRINPSHLFYPNGTLPLDRPAPPVEEVPLPPTTMTFRPSGTPGTGTVMWMDFMRRNDDKIVTVDQTGRAILYDPVTHTVRALPTMVTPKSWNLSLAVGDDLYVMETIPWPDKDGSGKCRRSVIEALIHCEERRPNPNPNGGIWKEGDDCFWRPLPPPPCVHAAGYRGLGAGEICGYAAVGNSHILVSTMSYGTYSFDTASSAWRKAGDWKLPFLGRAEYVPEHGIWFGFSAVDDGVLGAWDLSSTVKQQQQQPPLVVHSGCDGFTVPEAHVSHVIHLGAGKLCIAKLFMVDRRETLSKSCSVSEGGDKNFTMLTGVEVVRGCSDKLHIIKHKSCRYSFGEHDTPVSVL, encoded by the coding sequence ATGATCCGGCGGTTCCTGCACATGGTGGACATCTGCTACAAACCCGGCCCCCTCTCCCACACCCACAGTCTACGCCGCATCAACCCGTCCCATCTCTTCTACCCCAATGGTACGCTGCCGCTCGACcgaccggcgccgccggtggaggaAGTTCCCCTGCCTCCAACAACCATGACCTTCCGTCCCTCCGGCACGCCGGGGACGGGCACCGTCATGTGGATGGATTTCATGCGCAGGAACGATGACAAGATCGTCACCGTCGACCAGACCGGCCGCGCCATCCTCTACGACCCCGTCACGCACACCGTCCGTGCGTTGCCCACCATGGTAACGCCCAAGAGCTGGAACCtgtcgctcgccgtcggcgacgacctGTACGTCATGGAGACTATACCTTGGCCTGACAAGGATGGCAGCGGTAAGTGTCGACGGTCGGTTATCGAGGCGCTCATCCACTGTGAAGAACGTcgccccaaccccaaccccaacgGTGGGATTTGGAAGGAGGGGGACGACTGCTTCTGGCgtcccctgccgccgcctccgtgcgTGCACGCCGCCGGCTACAGAGGCCTAGGCGCCGGCGAGATCTGCGGGTACGCAGCAGTCGGCAACTCGCACATCTTGGTATCCACCATGAGCTACGGCACCTACTCCTTCGACACGGCGAGCTCCGCTTGGAGAAAGGCCGGCGACTGGAAGCTGCCCTTCCTTGGCCGCGCCGAGTACGTCCCCGAGCACGGCATCTGGTTTGGATTTTCTGCCGTGGACGATGGCGTCCTTGGTGCGTGGGACCTGTCCTCTACtgtcaagcagcagcagcagcagccaccgcTGGTGGTGCACAGCGGGTGCGATGGCTTCACGGTGCCAGAAGCGCATGTGTCGCATGTCATACACCTTGGTGCTGGCAAGCTCTGCATCGCTAAGCTGTTCATGGTAGATCGCCGGGAGACCCTCAGCAAATCTTGCAGCGTCTCCGAGGGGGGTGATAAGAATTTCACCATGCTCACCGGCGTGGAGGTTGTGCGTGGCTGCAGTGACAAGCTTCACATCATCAAGCACAAGTCATGCCGTTATAGCTTTGGTGAACACGACACTCCTGTTTCTGTACTCTAA